GGGCATATACAAAATGGTCTTTAAATTAACAGGAGAGGTAGAAGACGACTACTTAACTATTTACTAGATTTATCTGTTTTCCACTCCAAACGAGCAAACAACTCGTCTGGGGTTCTTTTTGTTCGAATTTCGTACTGAGGATAATACGTATCCAGATGACGGTTATTGAAGCGAGAGAATTAGAAGGATTTGAATATCCATTTACTTACATCACAGGTGTTGGTGGCCTGCTAAAAGGTGCTGTAAAAACAGGAGCCAAAAAGGCTACACAAGAAGTTACCAACTTATTAAGATGGATTTACAATTTTTTTCAAAGGAACAAGTAAATATACTGAGCCTTGGATTCAAAAAAATGCTTATAAAGCTATTACAGACAAATTTGAAAAAAAAAGGCTTGTAAATTTGCAGAAGCAATGAAAAAAGGTTTGGTAGGTCCAAAGGGACAAGAAGGAATAAAACCACTTAAAGGATCTCTTAAAAAAAATGGAGTAATATATACACATGAAATAAAGGTTCTTGACAAACAACTGGGAGACTATCGAATTTATGGACGCTTCGATAAAGAACGTTCACAATTTATCTTTGATTGGTTTGATAAAGGATTGCATAATTAAAATTTTAATTTGGGAGTGATAGTATTTGACTTTTGATGAATTAAGAGAATGGTCTATACAACATAATGTTGAAAAAAGGACAAAAGAAGGGTTTTTAGATGTTATTACGAACTAGGAAATGATTCTCCTAATAGGATTGATGAATATTTTGGAGACAAATTCAATCCTGAATATCTGGAAATCAATATTTATAAAGTTGCTTTTACAATTGCAAATTGGCCAGTCGTTAAGTTGCAACAAGCAGGCGTTACGAATAAGAAGATATTTTATTTAATTCACATCCTTCGTCTTCAGGCATCATAGGATTTATTATTGAGTCTGTGATATTACTGCTGTTAAGGGAAGATATTGGTGCTGAAGTGTATTACGAGAATGTGATGAGACTCTTTATTTGGATATGATTATCTGATGGTTATCCATACACACAATCTATCGAACCCATAATTCCTAATATTGAAAAGATGGGGATGTTGTGGAACTCCAAAAAGACCTTTTGGGTGGTACACTCTACTTGGCGGGATTTTCCCATTGAACTACTACTTCTGGTGACACCTCCTTTCCCACTCCTTGTACTTTTTTTAAACATCAAGTTGTTGTTTTAAGAGCCTATTTTCTTGTTTCAATTTCTCCAACTCTGATGTAAATTCCACCCCTTTCTCATACGTGTACTGTTTACCTACAGACTGCTCAAAACGATGTGTCTCGCCATTTCTATACCATCGCATTTATGTTTTAAGTTGTGTTTTGTTTTTAATACAAAACTGATCCATCACTTCTTTCACGGGGATACCAGCCAATCTCATCTCAACAGCCTTCATCTTAATTTCCATAGGGTAACTCACTCTCGTTGCCAAATCAAAACACCTCCAGGCTACTTCCATATCGTAAGATGTGGAAGTAACCTGGAGGTGTTTTGATTTGTCTCACGTTATGGGGTCAGTCCCCTAAGAGTAGCTAAGGTAGAGAACGATCTTTTTTTATGCACTTCGTGCAACAAGACAATCAAATACTGCTTAAGGTTAACTAATAAATTGGATTTCTCGACAACCTGCTATTAAATTGTTAAATTTCCAAAATATACATTTTTACTTTCAATTGTATGTATAGTATTTTTTATAGGTATTTGCATCTTATATCTAAAAGAGGGGATAATCTCATGAAACCTGAATTGAATCCCATTAACCCCCATACAGGACATACCTATAAGAAAACGTATATCCCAGTAATAACAAAATTCTGGATCAGTCACGCAGCTGCTTTGCTTTGGATGTGCTTTTCTATTTACTTGGCGCTTCCATGGTTAGAAGACCTTGCGCATATTGTATCCTTTCCTTTAGCTTTATTAATTATCGGAGGTATATCATACATTCCTGGCTATATGAATGCCTTTTTAGTAATAAGTTTAATTCTTGATCGTCAGCCTGCTTTCAAAAATGAATTTCCTCATGATGAGATTATCGTTCTTATAGCTGCCTATAACGAAGAGAGACAAATCTATCAAACTTTGCAATATATAAATAAACAAGATTATCACGGGAAAATTAAGGTATTTGTTATTAATAATTGTTCTACAGATCAAACAGTTCACGAAGTCATAAAAGCAAAAAAAGAATTAGGTATTGAAATTACATTACTTCATGAAGAAATGCCGGGAAAATTCCATGCCTTGAACCATGCTCTAAAATTTGTTGAAACTCCTTATGTCATTACGATCGATGCAGATACACTGCTTCCTAAATCCTCTATACGTTATCTTGTAGCACGTATGAAATCTAGCCCAGAAAATGTTTGTGCTGTTGCTGGCTCGGTTCTGACCAAAAACAGCAGAGAAAACTTTTGGACAAAAATTCAAGAATGGGATTACTTTTTGGGTATTGCGTCTATTAAAAGACTTCAAGGCCTATATCAAGGAACTTTAGTTGCTCAAGGAGCCTTTAGTATATATAAAACACAATGTGTAAAAGAAGTCGGTGGTTGGCCAGATGCTATAGGTGAAGATATTGTTTTAACATGGCGTTTACTTGAGAAAAAGTGGAAAGTTTATTTTGAGCCATTGGCAGTTTCATTTACTGAAGTACCTAGTTCCCTTAAGCACTTTGTCAGACAGAGAGCAAGATGGGCAAGAGGTATGATAGAAGGTTTAAATGAAATAAAGCCATGGAACCAGCCTCAAGTATTTGTTAAATACTTAACTGGAATTAATTTAATCATGCCGTATTTAGATCTTACTTATACACTATTTTGGCTTCCTGGGCTGATATTGACTTTTTTCGGTTATTACTGGATTGTTGGCCCAATGACACTTCTTGTTTTACCTTTAACCCTAATCAGTTATAGTATTCTTTATTTTTATCAAAGAAATTTTGTATTTAAACCTTTAAATCTTAGAATTAGAAAAAACTTTATAGGCTTTATTTTCTTTATTCTTGGCTATCAAATGATTATGTCACCTATCTCTGTGTATGGTTATATACAAGAATTTCTTAAATTTAAAAGAAACTGGAAGTAAGAGAGTTATCGAAGAATAAACGATTAGCTTAGGGTGTATTAGTTCAGCAAGCTAAAGTAGCAGTCAAATATTTGTATTCCCGTCTACATAAAATTTTAATGGAACGTAACGAGTTTCTGGATAGTAATTTGTTCAAATCTATCTTATCAGCATGTAAACGTATGACTGATTTAAATTACACCAAGCAAGATGCAATAAAAATCTCTGCTAAAAAATTTAAGGTAACTCAAAAAGAAATTAAAAAATATGTAGATTTACTTGGTATAGAAAGTAAGCGGTATATTGAATCTAAGAAAACTTTTTTAACAAAAGACAACGCCAACTTTGGCCACAGAGAGCAGGAAGTAACACAAGATATAAATGTGTCGTAACTAAGTGCGATGTTATTGTTTATTGTATTCCTCTGAAAGTCCATACCTTTTCATTTTGTTATAGAGTGTGCCGCGTGACATTCCTAATAGTTGTGCGGCTGCTTTTTTATTTCCATTTGTGCGCTCTAATGGCTGCAATATTTTTGTTTTTTCCACATTGCCTTCTCTTCCGTACCGGGCTGGCACATATTCATTGGAAGAACAAATTGTTATGATACGTTGAAAAAGCTGGATGATGCGTCCACTATTAAATGATGGGGTGTTTGTGCTAATAAATCTTCAATTTAGTTTTTGATATATGAAAAACAAAACATTATTCTAACCAACCAACATGTTATTAACTATTTGATAATTTGTTTACCCCTTTGAATTTTAATATTGCTGAGACTACATATAGGAAACAACATAAAGCAAACCAGATACCAGTACTTGAAAACATATAGTAGATGCTTAATGGTAGTGACCAGACGAATGAAATAATGATTATTGGTGGAGAAACGAATGACGATACTAATCGAAAAATAGCAGGAAATAGTATAAAGAACAAAAATACTAAGAATAGCGCTTTAATTGTTTCATCACGAATTATTGATACATACCATAAATAAATGCTCATTACTGAAGCAATAAAACCACATAAAAAACCGAAAAATAAATAAGGATTTCTTTTCATATTACTCATCTCTTATACAGTTCTCGGTATATGTTTACCGAACGTGCGTACGTATATTCTAAATTTGGCAAATATTGAAATTTATTAATTTAGATTATATAATCGATTCTGTCCATATAAATAGTTTGAAAAGGAGAGTATTTTAACAAAAAAAACTCAAAGATTACCTATAGGGGTTATGCTAATTAATATAATGATGATTTTGGTCTTAAGAACTAGAGAACGCATGTAAATCATGAACTTAAGATGATAGCTTTGCCTTTCGGTGACGGTGATGGAGGATTTATTATTCATGGGATTATGATGCTAGTGGAGATTCTAGTGCATTGGTAAGCTTCACTTTAACCACTAGCATGGATTGATATCTAAAATTATTTCCAATGATTTATTCATTACTTTCAAAATAGTGAATTTTATCTATTGCCATTCCTATTATAAATGAGTTACATAAATACCCCTACCATTAATTTAATTAACGGCAGGGGTATTTGTATCCTTGTTTCTATAGGTACCATGTTCTATGTAAAAAAGGTACAGAATAACAGAAAGTAAAATTGACAATTGATCGTATTAAGTAATTATGAGGATTTTGAAACTTACAAGTATGCTTATAAAATGGCAGAAATCCTTCTAGGAAAAAGCTTGCAAGAGTAAAGGGTAAAGAATAGATAGCATTGAATGAATTTGTTTTTTTCAGCAGGTTGATTGTGTTGTTTGTCTTGTACACTTTATTCGTTAGAGTAAACAAATGAGATGGAGGTATAAAACAATGGATTTTTTGAAATTGGCTGCTGAAGCGGCGATCGAAGGTATGGATAATCAAGCGGGAGGGCCGTTTGGCGCAACCATTGTTAGAGGAGATGAAGTTATTGCCGCTGTAGCCAACACAATGATCAGGGATACGGATCCTACTGCACATGCGGAAATGGTAGCAATCAGAGAAGCTTGTAAAAAATTAAGCACAATGGACTTGTCTGATTGCGTAATTTATGCAACATGCGAACCATGCCCGATGTGTGTAGGGGCAATCATTTGGTCTGGCATAAAAAAAGTGTACTATTGCAACACCGCAGAAGACGCGGATAAGCACGGTTTTTCCGATATACATCTTCGTAAATATTTGACAGGAGAGGATAAGAGCATTCTGAACATGGTCAAGGTCGAGAAAAGAGAAGATTGCGATTATTTATTTGAGCATTTCCACAACCTGAACAAAAAATAGTTCATGTGGAGAAACAGATCCGGACCGTCCCTCTATTGTCAAACCCCAAGAAGCTGAACCTTTGTAAAATGGAAGCGACGAGCAGGAGGATGAGCTTTATATGCTACTGGACCGCCTAGTGACCATCCCATAATGCAAGGAGGAGTATGTGTTGACAGTGTCTAAGGAGGCATCCGCTGGCTAACCGGACCTGCATTGATCTGGATGAACTGAGAGACCTTCCCATAGTCCTGTATCCCGAAGGTTTTCTGGGGCGTGATATCGTTGAAGAGATTGTCTGTCAATGTGGATGTAAGCTCCATTCCGTTCTTGAAACCAGCTCAGTAACTTCTTCGATTATGAATCTGATGAAAGCCAATATTGGTGCAACCGTACAGCCACATTCGTTAATACGGCAAATTTGTGATCCGGTTTTGCACACGATACGCATCAAGGATGGCGCGCTCAGCCGCAGCTTGTCAATTATTTACCACTCCGACCGTTATCTGAGCCGAGCAGCCAAAGCATTTATTGAACAAATACAAGAGAGTACTTTCAAAGCTAGTCCAGGAGTTATAGTCAAAAAACGATGGTATTTTCTATTCCCCTATTCGAACGAGGTGAGCTATGTCCATTAGAGTCAAACTATTGCTGTCTTATACAGGTATGCTTATCATTAGCCTTTCGGTCTTTTTCTTGACTGCCAGTCTGGTCACGATCGCAGCGACAGGTGACATTAACAGTATTCGGGATCTCTATAAAGTCCATTACCAGCTTAATCCGCTGACTGAACAAGAGGAATCGATCTTTCTCGAATTAAAATATCTCGCCAAAAACGAACCAGATCAATTGCAAAATGAAGAGCTTTTGCTGGACTACGATTTCAAGCTTAAAACCGTGAGGGCAGGTCTCTTTGTCCGCCGGGAAAACCATCAGGTATTTGCGTCGCGAACCTTTAACCAGCCTGCATTGGAGGAGAATCTCCCTTCCTATGATCTGGACAACAATCAGATTCGCAATACCTTTAACATTGGCGAAAGATTTTATGCCTACGCTAAATACGACTTCCGCTTTTCGAATGGCGCCAAAGGTGGCGTCTTCGTTATACGCGAGCGAAGCCCTTTTGGTGAAGTGATACGCAGGCTGTTACCCATCCTCATTCTGATTCTCATCGGCGTCGTCGTGGTTGCGAATATGTTGTTATACCGCTGGATTACCAGAAGCGTCGTCAAACCCCTTAATTTACTTCGGACCTCAGCTGATCACATCAAAGAGGGTAATCTCCAATTTTCACTTGATCTGCGTTCAAAGGACGAAATCGGTCAATTGAACGCGGCGTTTGAAAATATGCGAAAGAGACTGCTTGAATCGGTTCAGCTTCGATTGAAAGACGAGGAGAATCGGAAAGAACTAATCTCCAACATCTCCCATGATTTGCGAACGCCTATTACTAATATAAAAGGCTATATCGAAGGAATTCGAGATGGGGTCGCAGATACTCCTGAGAAAATGAACAAGTACGTGAACATCATTTATTCCAAAGCCGTTGATTTGGATAAACTCGTAGACGAACTATTTCTCTACTCCAAGCTTGATTTAAAGCAAGTATCGTTCTTCTTTGAGCATGTTGATATTGTTGGTTTTTTGGATGAGTGTATTGATGAACTGTATTATGAATTGGAGGAAAAAGGAATCCTGCTTGAGTGGGGGAATCGTCCAGATCATAGCATTCAAGTAATTGCCGATGTAGAGAAATTAAAACGTATAGTACTTAATATTATTGGTAATGCTCAGAATTTTATGGACAAAGAACAAAAAATGATTCTCGTCTCCGTACAAGTTTCCCCAGTATGGGTCACCATTGAGATACGCGATAATGGGAAAGGTATCCCATCTGAAGCCATACCCCATGTTTTCGAACGATTTTATCGTGTAGAGCAATCCCGCAATTCTTCAACAGGCGGAAGCGGACTGGGACTTGCCATTGCGAATCAAATCATAGAAGGACACGGAGGCTCCATCTGGGTAAGCAGCGAGCTAGGCATCGGCACGAGCCTGTTCTTTACCCTGAAACGAATAACGAACCAAGGAGGTATCCAAGCCTATGACGACACGAATCCTCATCATTGAAGATGAAACTACGATCGCTGAGCTGCAGCGGGATTATTTTGAACTAAATGGTTTTCTCGTTGATTTATGTTATTCAGGCAATGAGGGTTTACTGCTTGCACTTCAGGGGAATTACAATCTTATTATTGTGGACTTGCAGCTTCCTGTGATGAACGGCTTTGAATTATGCAATCAAATCAGACAAAGCAAGGAAGTGCCGATTCTGATTGTCTCTGCGAAAAAAGAAGAGATTGATAAAATTCGGGCCTTTAATCTTGGCGCCGACGATTACATTACCAAACCATTCAGCCCTAGTGAGCTAGTGGCGAGAGCCAGGGCTCATCTAGCGAGATATGAAC
The nucleotide sequence above comes from Brevibacillus laterosporus LMG 15441. Encoded proteins:
- a CDS encoding nucleoside deaminase, which produces MDFLKLAAEAAIEGMDNQAGGPFGATIVRGDEVIAAVANTMIRDTDPTAHAEMVAIREACKKLSTMDLSDCVIYATCEPCPMCVGAIIWSGIKKVYYCNTAEDADKHGFSDIHLRKYLTGEDKSILNMVKVEKREDCDYLFEHFHNLNKK
- a CDS encoding response regulator transcription factor produces the protein MTTRILIIEDETTIAELQRDYFELNGFLVDLCYSGNEGLLLALQGNYNLIIVDLQLPVMNGFELCNQIRQSKEVPILIVSAKKEEIDKIRAFNLGADDYITKPFSPSELVARARAHLARYERLLGKQETDHKSKIHIRGLVIDKAAHRVYVRNQEVIFTTREFNLLEFFASHPNRVFSKNELFERIWGMDSSGDIATVTVHVRKLREKIEVDPSNPQYIETVWGAGYRFSV
- a CDS encoding glycosyltransferase family 2 protein; the encoded protein is MKPELNPINPHTGHTYKKTYIPVITKFWISHAAALLWMCFSIYLALPWLEDLAHIVSFPLALLIIGGISYIPGYMNAFLVISLILDRQPAFKNEFPHDEIIVLIAAYNEERQIYQTLQYINKQDYHGKIKVFVINNCSTDQTVHEVIKAKKELGIEITLLHEEMPGKFHALNHALKFVETPYVITIDADTLLPKSSIRYLVARMKSSPENVCAVAGSVLTKNSRENFWTKIQEWDYFLGIASIKRLQGLYQGTLVAQGAFSIYKTQCVKEVGGWPDAIGEDIVLTWRLLEKKWKVYFEPLAVSFTEVPSSLKHFVRQRARWARGMIEGLNEIKPWNQPQVFVKYLTGINLIMPYLDLTYTLFWLPGLILTFFGYYWIVGPMTLLVLPLTLISYSILYFYQRNFVFKPLNLRIRKNFIGFIFFILGYQMIMSPISVYGYIQEFLKFKRNWK
- a CDS encoding HAMP domain-containing sensor histidine kinase, whose translation is MSIRVKLLLSYTGMLIISLSVFFLTASLVTIAATGDINSIRDLYKVHYQLNPLTEQEESIFLELKYLAKNEPDQLQNEELLLDYDFKLKTVRAGLFVRRENHQVFASRTFNQPALEENLPSYDLDNNQIRNTFNIGERFYAYAKYDFRFSNGAKGGVFVIRERSPFGEVIRRLLPILILILIGVVVVANMLLYRWITRSVVKPLNLLRTSADHIKEGNLQFSLDLRSKDEIGQLNAAFENMRKRLLESVQLRLKDEENRKELISNISHDLRTPITNIKGYIEGIRDGVADTPEKMNKYVNIIYSKAVDLDKLVDELFLYSKLDLKQVSFFFEHVDIVGFLDECIDELYYELEEKGILLEWGNRPDHSIQVIADVEKLKRIVLNIIGNAQNFMDKEQKMILVSVQVSPVWVTIEIRDNGKGIPSEAIPHVFERFYRVEQSRNSSTGGSGLGLAIANQIIEGHGGSIWVSSELGIGTSLFFTLKRITNQGGIQAYDDTNPHH
- a CDS encoding LysR family transcriptional regulator substrate-binding protein, which codes for MVLYPEGFLGRDIVEEIVCQCGCKLHSVLETSSVTSSIMNLMKANIGATVQPHSLIRQICDPVLHTIRIKDGALSRSLSIIYHSDRYLSRAAKAFIEQIQESTFKASPGVIVKKRWYFLFPYSNEVSYVH